In Halarcobacter mediterraneus, the genomic stretch CAAAGTAGCAAAATTTCATTATTGATATAAGAAGTAAAGTAAAATGTTAAGAATAGTATATAAAAAGTTATTCTAATTAAAAGAACTTTACGTTCTTTTAATTAGGCTGATGCTTTTTCGCAAATGTCATTATTACTACTATTAAGTAGTTGCGGATAAAGAGTAGTTATAATTAAAATAATCTTTAAGTTAAACTCTTTTGGGGGAAAATGTGACTATTCAGTCAAATCAATGGACACAAAAAAAGGGACCTGACCAACTAGTCAAAAAAATTATACCAAATTTTGACTATATAGTCAAGAGTTATTTCTCAATTTTTTTAAAAAACTCTTCCAACTGTTTTATACATGTTTCAAAATGCTTTCCATCTTGAGATTTTTTAGCAGTTGATAAAGCTCCTTCTATACAAGCAACTACAAAAACAGCTAAGCCTTTAATATCTGAATATTCAATTTCATTATTATCACTTGCCTTTTGTAAAACTTGTTCTAATACTTTTTCAAAGTGAAAATAAACTTTTTCTAAGGCTTCTTTAAAATCTTTATCATGGTGTGACAATTCTTGAACTAAAGTATTCAATCTACAACCAAAAGTAAAATTAAAAGTCTCTTTGTTATATAAAACTTTAAACATCTCATCAATATAGTTCTTATCTGTTTTTAAAATTTCACTATACTTTTTATCAATGTATTCAAAAATATGCGCATCAATTACTGCTAACATTAATTCTTTTTTTGATTTAAAGAAGTGATACATACTTCCTTTATTTAATTTGGCTTTTTTTAGGATTTTATCTACTGATGTTGCATAATAACCATTTTCATAGACTTCATCAAATGTGACTTTTAATAATCTTTCTTTGCTACTCATTTTAATCCTTAAACTTAATTTCTTCTTTGCCCAGGCTTAGGTTTACTAACTTGACTTTGTAAATCAATACTTAGATTATTATAAAATAATTCTCCATAATCTGTAGTTCTATTTATTGTTTCATATGCTTGTAATATACTATTATTATATTTTATAGCATCTTGTAAGATTTTAATAATTTTTACTGACTCTAAAAAGTTAACATGACTAGGAGCTTCAACAGGAGAAGAATAATATTTATGCATTCTTTCCACTAAATTTTTATTCCTAATTTCAATAAATACTGATTCAATTGGAGATTTAAAGAAAAGTATTTTTTGTTTTACATTTATTGAAATATATGTTGTTTCTGTTCCATATATTTTCCTAGAAAAAGAATCAAATAAAAATAGTTTTTTATTATAATTATTATTAAAAAGTTCATACATCAGTTCTAATATTCTTAACTTCTCTTCTTTTGTATAAAAGTTTCCAATACTTGCAAAACAAAAAGATAAAACAGATTTTATAGAATACCACTCTGTTGTATCATAATCATACTTAAGCATTTGGTCAATTCTTTTTTGTTTTAAATCCTCTATTTCACAACTAGTCTTTGAACGATAAACTCTTTTTACCGCACTGTCTCTATACATTGGACCAGGGAATTGTGCTTGAATTACAAATCTTCTATTTTTCTCTAAATCAATTATATATTTTAATCTTCCTGTATAATCCTCATCAATAATTCTAACTTCTTTTTGTGGAATTTGAGTGATTGACTTTATAAATTCATCTCCAGTACAACCATCTTCCCAAATAAAATCTGGATATCTAAAAATATGACATATCTTTTGTTTTACCTCTTCATTTGGTTCTATATCTGAAATATTGTCTATCCAAGATGTCACTGTTCTTCTATCTTTTTGAATTAAAGAAGCAAATTTTGATATACTTAGATTTGATCTTTTAAATATTTCTATAAATTTTTCAATTCCGTTTTTGTACACCATATAAAACTCCATAATAATTTATAGTATTGTACTAATTTATTCCATAAGAACAAATATTGTACAAAAATTCATTTTATTAAAAAAAACTGTAATTATGCTTACAAAAACTATACAATGACTCTATTAAAATTTATTATATAATTTTAATAATTAAAATCAATTTTATAAAGGACTTATTATGAGTAATAATATGGGTATTTTAGACACCAAGAGACCAGAGTTTGACAAACTTATGACTGATATTGCAGAATATGCAGTAAACTATGAGATAAATTCCGACTTAGCTTATGATACGGCAAGGTCTTGCTTAATTGATACTATTGCTTGTGGAATTTTAGCACTAGAACATCCAGAATGCACAAAATTATTAGGTCCTGTTGTACCTGGAGCAGAATTTAGACCTTTAGGTGCAAAAGTTCCAGGAACATCGTTTCAGTTAGATCCAGAAAGAGCTGCTTTTAATATAGGTTGTATTGCAAGATGGTTAGACTTTAATGATACTTGGCTGGCAGCAGAATGGGGACATCCTTCAGATAATTTAGGTGCAATTTGGGCAGTAGGAGACTATCTTTCAAGAAAAAATATTTCAGAAGGCAAAGAACCACTAAAAGTAAAAGATATTTTAACTGCAATGATTAAAGCACATGAAATTCAAGGTATTTTAGCTCTTGAAAACTGCTTTAATATTGAAGGGTTAGACCATGTATTATTAGTAAGAATTGCTTCTACAGCTGTTGCTGCTGCAATGCTTGGTGGAACAATGGAAGAAGTAAGAAATGCAGTATCTCATGCTTGGATTGATGGTGGTGCCTTAAGATGTTATAGACATGCTCCAAATACTGGTTCACGGAAGTCTTGGGCAGCTGGTGATGCTTCTTCAAGAGGAGTTAATCTAGCATTAAAAGCTTTAAGTGGAGAAATGGGTTACCCTTCAGCTCTAACTGCTGATTATTGGGGATATCAAGATGTAAAAATGAAAAAACAAAAAGAAAAAGGTGAAGTTTTACATATCCCACAAGCCTTTGAATCATATGTAATGGAAAATATATTATTTAAAATATCTTTCCCTGCAGAATTTCATGCACAAACAGCTTGCGAATGTGCAATGACATTACACCCTTATGTAAAAGATAAAATTGATGAAATAGAAAAAATAATTATTACTACACAAGAATCAGGTCATAGAATCATTAATAAAGTAGGACCCCTAAATAATTATGCAGATAGAGACCATTGTATACAATATATGGTAGCATATCCACTAATTTTTGGAAAATTAACTGCCGATTCATATACTGATGAAGCAGCAAGTGACCCTAGAATTGATAAATTAAGAGAGTTAACAGATGTTCAAGTAGATGATAGATATACTAAAGAATATTTAGAAGCAGATAAAAGATCAATTGCAAATGCAGTTCAAGTATTTTTCAAAGATGGTACATCAACTGAAAAAATAGAAGTTGAATATCCTATTGGTCATAGACTTAGAAGAGATGATGGTATTCCTTTATTAAATGAAAAATATAAAAATGCTTTAAAAACTAAATTTTCAGCAAAAACTTGCAAAGAAATAGAAGCTATTTCTTTTGAACAAAAAACTATTGAAGCTATGAACTTCAATGAATTCTCTGACTTATTCTCATTTGTATAAAAAGTAAAAGGTTTTAATCCTTTTACTTTCTCTATTTTATAAATAACCTCATATTTTGTACTACTAATTACATATAAGTTCAATTATTGTTAATATTTACAATAATTGTACAATTATATTTTTTTACAAAAAAAATTGCGAAATTAAAAACAAAATCATACACTCCCAATATGTCCAAATGATGTATAATAATAGTCAATTCAAATTAAAGGACGTGTTATGACAAGCGCAGGAAAAAGATTTAGAGAGGCATTAAAAGAAGAGTCTCCTTTACAAATTGTAGGAACAATAAATGCTTATCAAGCGTTACAAGCTACTAAAGTAGGTCACAAAGCTATTTACTTATCAGGTGGTGGTATTGCAAACGCTTCTTATGGATTACCTGATTTAGGTATGACTATGATTGAAGATGTATGTATTGATATTAGAAGAGTTACTTCTATTTGTGATACTCCATTAATCGTAGATGCAGATACTGGTTGGGGACACGCATTTAATGTAGCAAGAACTGTTAAAGAATTTATCAGATCTGGAGCTGCAGGACTTCATATTGAAGATCAAGTTGCTGCAAAAAGATGTGGACACAGACCAAATAAAGAATTAGTTTCAACTGAAGAAATGTGTGATAGAGTTAGAGCTGCTGTAGATGCAAAACAAGAACTTGATCCAGATTTCTATATTATTGCTAGAACTGATGCACATGCATCTGAAGGTCAAGAAGCAGCAGTTGCAAGAGCTAAAGCTTATGTTGAAGCTGGTGCAGATGCTATTTTTGCTGAAGCAATTCATACATTAAAAGAGTACAAAGAGTTTACTGATCAAATGGATGTTCCAGTATTAGCAAATATTACTGAGTTTGGAGCAACTCCAATGTTTACAACTGAAGAATTAGCAAGTGTAGGTATTGATATGGTTCTTTATCCATTATCAGCATTTAGAGCAATGAATAAAGCTGCATTAAATGTATACCAAGAATTAAAAGATAAAGGTACTCAAGAAAGTGTTATAGACACAATGCAAACAAGAATGGAATTATACGATATGTTAAATTACCATGATTATGAGCAAAAAATGGATGAATTATTTGCAAAGGGAAAAGCGAAATAGTTTATTAACTATTAACCATATAATTAAAATAAATCTAGGGAAAAGAAAAAAAGGAGAATTATAATGAGTGGATTAGCAGGTGTTACAGCTGGACAATCAGCAATTTGTACTTGTGGTTTAGGAAATGGTCTTAACTATAGAGGTTATGATATTGCAGATTTAGCATTAAAAGCAGATTTTGAAGAAGTTGCATTTCTTTTATTAAAAGGAGAACTTCCAAATAAACATGAACTTAAAATGTTTAGAAGACAAATTATTGCAGGTAGAGAATTACCAATCTCTGTAAAAAATGTATTAAAATCAATTCCAGCTTCTTCTCATCCAATGGATGTAATGAAAACTGCAACTTCAGCTTTAGGTTGTGTTGAACCAGAAGCAGAAGATTTTTCTGATCAAATGGATAAAATTATTAGATTATTAGGGGCTTTCCCATCTTTCTTAGTTTACTGGCATCACTGGCATGTACATGGTAAAGAAATTGATTTAATCTCTGAAGAAACTACTATGGCAGGGTATATCTTAGAAAGATTAAAAGAAACTAAACCTTTAGATGTTGAAGTTAAAGCTATGAATGCAATGTTAACTTTATATGCAGAACATGAGTTTAATGCTTCTACATTTGCAAATAGAATTACTGCTTCAACTTTATCAGATATATATGCTTGTATGACTACTGGTATTGGAACATTAAAAGGTCCTTTACATGGTGGAGCAAATGAAGTTGCTATTAAATTTGTACTTCAATTTGATGATGTTAATCATGCATTAAAAGAAGTAGATGAACTATTTGCAAGAAAAGAAAAAATTATGGGATTCGGTCACAGAGTATATAGAGAAGTAGACCCAAGATCTCCAGTTGGTTTTGATTTAGCAAATGAATTAAAAGAATTAGAGACTTCTGATCCTAAATTATTTGATATTGCAAAAGCAGTTAGAGATAAAGTTAAAGCTGAAAAAGGTCTACCTGATAATATCGACTTCTTTGGTGGATTAATTTACCACTACATGGAAATCGAAAGACTATACTACACTCCATTATTTATTATGTCAAGAGCTGCTGGATGGGCTGCTCACGCATTCGAACAAAGAGCAAACAATAGAATTATTAGACCAAGTTCAGAATATACTGGACCTGAGCCAAGAGACTTTGTTGCTTTAGAAGATAGATAATAATTTACTTATACAAAGTAAACAAACTCTTAGATAAAAATTTAAGTCAGTCTCTTTTGAGGCTACTTAATTTTATGCCACAATACAGTGGAAGAATTCAACAAAATTTAACACTGTTGGTAAATAGAAAAATTTATTTCTTCTATTTAAAAATAAATCAAAATAAAATAAAATGGATATGAAAATGACAAACGAGAAATATCTTAAAAAATTAGATGGTACAGATGCCTGTTACTATGATGTTAAAGAAGCTGTTGAAGATATTCAACCTGGTTCTTTTGAAAAACTAAATTATACATCAAGAGTATTAGCAGAAAATCTAATTAGAAAATGTCCTAGTGAAGACTTAAAAGATTCACTTATTCAATTAATTGAAAAAAGAACAGATAAAGATTTCCCTTGGTACCCTTCAAGAGTAATCTGTCACGATATTCTTGGACTTACAGCATTTGTTGACTTAGCAGGACTAAGAGAAGCAGTTGCTAGTAAAGGTGGAAATCCTGATAAGGTTAACCCAGTTGTTCCAACACAATTAATCGTTGACCACTCACTTGCAGTAGAGTGTGGTGGATATGACCCAGATGCATTTCAAAAAAATAGAGATATTGAAGATAGAAGAAATGCTGATAGATTCCACTTCATTAACTGGACTAAAGAAGCATTTAATAATGTAGATGTAATTCCTCCAGGGAATGGTATTATGCACCAAATCAACTTAGAAAAAATGTCTCCAGTAGTTCATTTAAATGATGGAATTGCAAGTCCTGATACATTAGTTGGTACTGACTCACACACACCTCATGTTGATGCACTTGGTGTAATTGCAGTTGGTGTTGGTGGATTAGAAGCTGAAAATGTAATGTTAGGAAACCCTTCTTATATGAGAGTTCCTGAAATTGTTGGTGTTGAAATTGTAGGTAAAAGAGCACCTGGAATTACTGCTACTGATATTGCACTTTCTATGACTTCATTTTTAAGAGAAAACAATGTTATCTCTGCATACTTAGAGTTCTTTGGGGAAGGTGTTAAATATCTTAATCTAGGAGATAGAGCTACTATTGCAAATATGACTCCTGAATATGGAGCATCTGCTGGTTTATTTGCAATTGATGAGCAAACTATTTCTTACTTAAAAGTAACAGGTAGAGAACAAAAACAATGTGAATTAGTTGAAGCTTATGCTAAAGCAAATGGTTTATGGGCAGATCAATTTGAAAATGCTACATATGCTAGAACTATTCAGTTTGACTTATCTAAAGTAACTAGATCTTTAGCAGGTCCTTCTAAACCTCATAAATTAGTTCCAACTTCTACATTAAAAGATGAAGGTATTGTAAAAGAATGGAAACAAGAAGGTGATTTAATTCCAGATGGTGGTATTTTAATTGCTGCTATTACTTCTTGTACAAATACTTCAAACCCAAGAAATGTTATTGCAGCAGGACTTTTAGCTAAAAAAGCAAATGAGCTTGGATTACAAAGAAAACCATGGGTTAAATCTTCTTTAGCACCAGGTTCTAAAGTTATTGAAGTTTATTTAAAAGAGGCTGGATTATTACCAGAAATGGAAAAATTAGGATTCGGTGTAGTTGGTTTTGCTTGTACTACTTGTAATGGTATGTCAGGTGCATTAGATCCAAAAATTCAACAAGAAGTAATTGATAGAGATATCTATTCAACAGCTGTACTTTCTGGAAATAGAAACTTTGATGGAAGAATCCACCCATATGTAAAAGAAGCATTCTTAGCATCTCCTGCACTTGTTATTGCATATGCATTAGCAGGAACTGTAAGATTTGATATTGAAAATGATTCTTTAGGTAAAGATGCAAATGGTAATGATATTAAACTAGCTGACTTATGGCCATCTGATGAAGAAATTGATGCAGTTGAAAAAGAGTTTGTTAGACCTGAGATGTATAATGCTATTTATGAGCCAATGTTTAATAGAGATGGAATCACTTCTGTTAAAGCAGAACCATTCTATAAATGGAATCCAAACTCAACTTATATTCAAAAACCACCTTATTGGGAAGATGAATATATGAGTATGCCAGCATTAAAAGGTTTAAGACCATTAGGTGTATTCCCTGATAATATTACAACAGATCACTTATCTCCATCAAATGCAATTTTACCTGAGTCTGCTTCTGGTGAATATTGTATCTCAAAAGGTCTTCCAATAGAAGACTTAAACTCTTATGCAACACATAGAGGGGATCATAATACAGCTTCTAGAGCTACTTTAGCAAATCCAAAACTATTTAATGAAATGGTTAAAGATGAAAATGGAAATGTTAAACAAGGTTCTTTAACTAAGATTATGCCTGAAGGTAAAGAATCAAGAATGTGGGAAGCTATTGAAGAATATAACAATAGAAAACAACCACTTATTATCATTGCTGGGACTAACTATGGTCAAGGATCTTCAAGAGACTGGGCTGCTAAAGGTGTTAGACTTGCTGGTGTTGAAGTACTTATTGCTGAATCTATCGAAAGAATCCATAGAACTAACCTTGTTGGAATGGGTGTATTACCATTACAGTTTAAAGAAGGTGATACTAGATTTACTTATAATATTGATGGTTCTGAAACTTTTGATATCGAAGGTGAAATCACTCCAAGATGTGACTTAACTGTAGTAATGACAAGAGCAAATGGTGAGGTTGTAAAATTCCCAGTTTTATGTAGACTTGATACTTCTGCTGAAGTTGAAGTTTATAAAAATGGTGGTATTTTACAAAAATTCGCTAAAGACGTTGTTGCTGAAGGATAATTTTTAGCAGAATGTCATCATTAATTTTAGGGGTTTACCCCCCCCTAAAATTATTCATAAAGTTATTATAAAATATTTTTATGAATAATTTAATATAAAAGGAAAACTATGAGTTATCAACCACAATTTAAAGTAAAAGCAACATATATGAGAGGTGGTACTTCAAAAGGTACATTTTTTAATATAGCTGACCTTCCAAAAGAAGCACAAGAAAATCCGGCTAAAAGAGATAAATTACTTCAAAGAATTGTTGGTTCTCCTGATGTTTATAAAAAACAAATGGATGGAATGGGAGGAGCAAGTTCTTCTACTTCTAAGGCTATTTTAGTTGGGAAAAGTGAAGTTCCTAATCATGATGTGGACTATTACTTTTGTCAAGTTGCAATCGACAAAGACTTTGTTGATATGAGTGGAAATTGTGGAAACTTATCATCTGCTGTTGGTCCATTTGCTATTAAAGAAGGTTTGGTAGATAATGTTCCTGAAAATGGTGTTTGTTGTGTAAGAATTTGGCAAGCAAATATTAAAAAAACTATTCTGTGCTATGTAAATATGGAAAATGGAATGGTTAAAGAAATGGGTGACTATGAAATTGATGGTGTTGCCTTTCCAGCAGAAGAAATAAAATTAGAGTTTGTTGAACCAGTTGATCCTTCTGAAGAGTTATTTCCTACTGGAAACTTAGTTGATGATTTAGAAGTTGAAGGAGTAGGAACATTTAAAGCTACTATGATTACCGCTGGTATTCCAACTGTATTTGTAAATGCTGATGAAATTGGATACAAAGGGACTGAGCTTCAAGGTGATATTAATTCTGATACAGCTGCATTAGAAAGGTTTGAAAAAATTAGAGTTGCAGGTGCACTTAAAATGGGATTAATTAAAGATCCAAAAGAAGCAGAAACAAAACAACATACACCTAAAATTGCATTTGTAAGTCCAGCACAAGACTTTATTACTTCTTCGGGAAAAGAAGTTAAAGCATCAGAGATGGATTTACATGTTAGAGCTTTATCTATGCAACAACTACACCATGCTATGATGGGTACAGCTTCTGTTGCTATTGGTGTAGCTGCTTGTATTCCAGGAACACTTGTAAATCTTGCAGCAGGTGGTGGAGAAAAAGAGACAGTTACTTTTGGTCATCCATCAGGAGCAATTAAAGTTGGTGCAACTTTATCACAAAAAGATGGGAAATATATAGTTGAAAAAGCTTCTATGAGTAGAAGTGCAAGAATTATTATGGATGGAAATGTTCATGTTCCAGCAGGAACAATGGATTTAAAATAAAACTCTTTTAATATAAAGAAGGTTTAAATAAAAGATAAACCTTCTTTATTGACTTTAATCAATATAATTATAAATTTTTTATGTAATACTTCCTAAAAATCATTAGGATATATTATGCAATTTTCAACTTCTCCAAATGAAACTCCTATTAAACAATCTTGGAAAGAGAGATTCTGCTCTCAACCTCATCAAATATTTTTTGTAAGTTCTATTTTCTTTTCAATTTTTATTATGTTACTAACTTTATTTTCTCTTTTGGGCAAAATAAATATGAACTTCACGCTAATTCATGGATTTGGTTTAAATTATGCTGTTTTTACAAATGCATTTTTAGGTTTTTTAATTACTGTAATTCCTAAATATAATGCTTCAATCCCTATAAAAGAAAAATTATATATAAAACCTTGGATTATACTTCAAGTTGCTTTTTTTATAACTTTACTTATTAATCCACTTATTGGAAAAACTCTTGTTTCCTTAGTGATGTTTTATTTTGCAAAGATATTTTATACCACTATTAAATCAGGAAAAGCGATTATAAAAGAAGACAGTATTTATTTAAACTCAATATTTATTTTAGGAGCTATTCTTCTACTTATTGAAGCTATATTTACAATTGATTTATCATATTTAATCTTTTTTGCATATTTAATAAATATGGTCTATTTTGTTGCATTAAGAATGATTCCAGGTTTTTACTTCACTTATACTAAAATCCAACCTTGGCAAAAACCTAAATATATTAAACCTGTATCTTTTTTTCTTATTTTACTTGTAGGTATTGCTTTACAATTTAATATTAATACTATGATAACAGTTACTTCATTCTTGTCTTTTATATTTTTTGCTTATATATTTATAAAACTTAATATGTTTAAAAAGACAAGTGCTATTTTACAAATTTTAGTTATTGGATTTGCATGGTTTCCTATTGGATTTTTAGGTTTATTTATAGAATCTCTTTTAGAAGTTTCAATTTTAAAAATGGGATTACATATTTTTGCACTTGGCTTTGTAACAACTTTATTAATTGGATTTGGAAGTAGAGTTAGTTTAGGTCATGCTATTCCACCTCAGACTATCATGGCAGATAATTTTACAAAATTTCTTTTTGCACTAACACAAATACTTTTAATTTCAAGAATCAGTGCTTCTATCTTAGTATTAAATAATTCATCAATCTTTATGGGTATTTTACATTTAAGTGCTACTATTTGGATAGTTTTATTTATATTATGGACTTTAAAATACGGGAAGTATTTATTAAGAATTTAAAACCTATTAATTTATATTAATGGGTATTTCTATAATAAACTCTTCTCCTTTATACTTCTTATTATCATACTCATATTCTATTGTTTCATTATAAAGAGTTCCATTAAAATGTTTTTTTATGATTTCAGATGACATATAAAGTCCTAAACCTGTTCCTTGAGATTTATGTTTTGTAGTAAAATATGGTTCATAAACTTTATTTTTAATACTACTTTTTATTCCACCTGCATTATCATAAACTTTAATTATTACTTTATCATTTTTAATATAGTTTTCCATAAAAATAAATTTATTATCTTCTATTTCTTTAGCTCTTAAAGCATCTTTTGCATTATTTATTATATTAATTAAAACTTGCATTAGTTCAAATTTATAACCTTGAATTTCAATTGGTTCTAATTTTGTATGTAACTCAATTCCATAGGACTTATATGATGTTTCAAAAATGTCTATATTCTCTTTAATAATATCCTTAATATTAAAATGTTCTAACTCTTTATTTGGATTAAAAAAGTTTCTAAACTTATCTATAATAGTTGATAAATATTGCACTGTATCAATTACTTTATTTAAATCCTTAATTGTTTCATCTTTTTTAGTTAGTCCAAGTTCTATTTGCATAATTTGACTTGAGGCAATAGTACTTATTACATTTAGAGGTTGTCTCCATTGATGAGCAATATTCCCTATCATTTCTCCCATTGCAGCCAATTTACTTTGTTGATATATCATTTGTTCTTTTTTTCTATTATCTTCTTGTAATCTTATAAAGTGATCTACATCAGTATGAAATCCTGTCATTCGTATAGGTTTCCCTTCTATATCAAAGAAAACTTTTCCTCTAACTTTTAACCATTTATAAGATCCATTCTTACACTTGAAACGGTAATTATCTTCATAAAAACTTGTTTCTCCTTTCAAGTGTTTACTTAATTTCTTTAAAGTTTTTCTATAATCCTTTTTATGAACACTTTTTTTCCAAAAATTCTTAATATCAACTTCTAAATGGTTTTTATAACCTAGCATTAGTAGATATCTATTTGAATAATAAGATTTACCAGTAATTAAATCAAGATCCCATAAACCATCTTGTACTCCCTCTATGGCTCGTGAGTATTGTTCTTTTAAATCTCTTAATTCATCAATTATAGATTTTAAATCCATTGCAAAATTATCAAACTCTAAAATTTGGCTTTCTTCATATAATACCAACTCATTGTCTTTTGCTTTTTTTGCAAATTTCAATAATCTTGAAAAAGGTTTTATTAGATATTTATCACTTATCATATATAAAACAATAAAAACAAATATTATAAAGATAAAGAGTAAGATACCAATTATTTTAAAGTCTTCTTTTAATAAGGAACTAGTTAAATTATTAGTTGAAAAGACAAAATCAAAACTATTCTTGCTATCAATAATTACTTTTTGTTTAAAATATATTTTTCCATTTTCTTTTATAATTTTTTTATCTTTAAAATCTTTTATATTTACAGTTACTTTATTACTTGTGTTTACTATTAATTCCCTATTTATATATATTTTTATATCATTTAATGATGCACTTTTTTTTATCATATTTACAAAAGAAAGATTATCATTTATAATTTTTCCTATATATAGTTTAGCTTGAACTCTCCCTGTTTTTTTATCAATAATATCTTTTGAACGGATTAAAAGTAAATACTTTTTATTATTTAAGCTTACTATCGTAAAAGTGTTTTTTAAATCATCTTTTTTTATATTTACAATAATTTCTTTAGTATTAAATAAAGAGTTACTAAAATCTAAAGTTTTTTCATTTTTCTGAACATATAAAATATCAACTCTATCAAGAAAACTCAAATTTTCAAGCTTTCTTTCTAATAAACTTTGATTAAAAGGTAGGTCTTCTATAATTTCAGCAGCTTCAAAAGTCATATAATCTAAACTTGTTTTTTCATTTTCAATTATTATATTTAATAGGTTTTTCGTCTGAGAAAAATATTGCTTAATATTATAATCTAATACTTTTTCTGTAGATAAATATACCCAAAAAGAAATACCTATAGATAAAACTAATAAAAAAACAAATAATAAAGCATTATTTATAAAACTAAGAGATACTTTAGGTCTACTCATATTCTGTATACCTAAATGCTCGTTTTTTTAGTTTTTCTAAAAAGTTACTTTCTATCCCTTTTTTTATAACTTCAAAGTTTCCTGAGTAGATTGTTGGTATACTTTCTTTTTTGCCTAATATATCAAACTTAATAGCTTCTGCCATTGCTATACCATTTTCATCATTCATTCTCATCACAGTAATATCTAATAAAGAGTTTTCAATAGCTTTTAACTCACTATTTCCTCCACCCCAACCATTCACTTTTATTTTACCAAGTAAATTTTTTTCTTGTAAAACTTCCATAACACCTAATGCAATATCTGTCGAGCATGCATAAATAAACTCTACGTTATCATTTCTTTTCAATAAATCTCTTGTAGCTTCTTTTGCTTTTTGTTTATCAAAATCAGTGTAATATTCATGAATTAATTTTAAATTAGAGTGAGAAGAAATATATTCAATAAATTTAGTACCTCTCATATAACTAACATAACCATCAGAG encodes the following:
- a CDS encoding TetR/AcrR family transcriptional regulator, which gives rise to MSSKERLLKVTFDEVYENGYYATSVDKILKKAKLNKGSMYHFFKSKKELMLAVIDAHIFEYIDKKYSEILKTDKNYIDEMFKVLYNKETFNFTFGCRLNTLVQELSHHDKDFKEALEKVYFHFEKVLEQVLQKASDNNEIEYSDIKGLAVFVVACIEGALSTAKKSQDGKHFETCIKQLEEFFKKIEK
- the prpD gene encoding 2-methylcitrate dehydratase, yielding MSNNMGILDTKRPEFDKLMTDIAEYAVNYEINSDLAYDTARSCLIDTIACGILALEHPECTKLLGPVVPGAEFRPLGAKVPGTSFQLDPERAAFNIGCIARWLDFNDTWLAAEWGHPSDNLGAIWAVGDYLSRKNISEGKEPLKVKDILTAMIKAHEIQGILALENCFNIEGLDHVLLVRIASTAVAAAMLGGTMEEVRNAVSHAWIDGGALRCYRHAPNTGSRKSWAAGDASSRGVNLALKALSGEMGYPSALTADYWGYQDVKMKKQKEKGEVLHIPQAFESYVMENILFKISFPAEFHAQTACECAMTLHPYVKDKIDEIEKIIITTQESGHRIINKVGPLNNYADRDHCIQYMVAYPLIFGKLTADSYTDEAASDPRIDKLRELTDVQVDDRYTKEYLEADKRSIANAVQVFFKDGTSTEKIEVEYPIGHRLRRDDGIPLLNEKYKNALKTKFSAKTCKEIEAISFEQKTIEAMNFNEFSDLFSFV
- the prpB gene encoding methylisocitrate lyase; this translates as MTSAGKRFREALKEESPLQIVGTINAYQALQATKVGHKAIYLSGGGIANASYGLPDLGMTMIEDVCIDIRRVTSICDTPLIVDADTGWGHAFNVARTVKEFIRSGAAGLHIEDQVAAKRCGHRPNKELVSTEEMCDRVRAAVDAKQELDPDFYIIARTDAHASEGQEAAVARAKAYVEAGADAIFAEAIHTLKEYKEFTDQMDVPVLANITEFGATPMFTTEELASVGIDMVLYPLSAFRAMNKAALNVYQELKDKGTQESVIDTMQTRMELYDMLNYHDYEQKMDELFAKGKAK
- a CDS encoding citrate/2-methylcitrate synthase codes for the protein MSGLAGVTAGQSAICTCGLGNGLNYRGYDIADLALKADFEEVAFLLLKGELPNKHELKMFRRQIIAGRELPISVKNVLKSIPASSHPMDVMKTATSALGCVEPEAEDFSDQMDKIIRLLGAFPSFLVYWHHWHVHGKEIDLISEETTMAGYILERLKETKPLDVEVKAMNAMLTLYAEHEFNASTFANRITASTLSDIYACMTTGIGTLKGPLHGGANEVAIKFVLQFDDVNHALKEVDELFARKEKIMGFGHRVYREVDPRSPVGFDLANELKELETSDPKLFDIAKAVRDKVKAEKGLPDNIDFFGGLIYHYMEIERLYYTPLFIMSRAAGWAAHAFEQRANNRIIRPSSEYTGPEPRDFVALEDR